The genomic DNA GCGGCGTTGACGTTGAAATCAAAGTCTGAACCTGAGATTTGACCAACAGAAAGCCCCTCCAGCATTCGCTGGAGGGGCTTTCTGTTGGTCAAATATTTCCTCTATACCTGTTTCGTTAACCCATAAGGTGTGAAGGCAATCTTATCGTGAACCACTTGCTCATACAGCGCCTTGCTCACTTCAGGGCGGGGTAGGAGCTTATGAAAGCAGTGATATGCAACGGCAATATTGAGTACCGGAATTATGTTGACTCCTTGTAGCCGAAGACGAAACTCTACATCGGAATCCTCCCCAAAAGTGGGTGCCGTATAACGCTCATCGAAGCCATTGATAGCTACTAAGTCAGCTTTCATAACCGAAAAGTTAGCGCCTAATAACCCACGCTCCTTTCGGTTGAAGTAGCCACGCAATAGGGGGGTAGTAACGTAAAAGCCATTCATGAAATGGAAGGTGCGGCGCGTGAGAAAGCCTGCCAACTGCCCCGCTATGGTGAATGGGTTTTGTAGGATGCCTTGCCTCACTTTGGCTGGCGTAAGCTGACGGGTGAGGCGGTCGGAAATATCGATGCGGCGTCCTGCTAAGCAACGGCCTATACCACCAAGTGCCAAATGCTCAGCTACGAATGCTGGGTGAGGGATGCAGTCGCCATCTAGAAAGATAAGCTGTGCTCCCAGTGCCAAGCGAATGGAGCTATTCAGAATCTGGTTCTTACGGAAGCCATCATCAGGATGCCAGTTGTGTCGAATCTGCAAGGGTGATACTTGGCAGACGTGCTTCAACTGCGCGACAAATTGCTCATTGGAGCCATCATCTGAGATAATGATTTCAAAATCTTGTTCGGTTTGCGCTTCTAAGCCAGCTAAAACTAGCTTTAGAAAATCAAATCTATTATATACAGAAATAATAATGGATGATTTGAGGGTAGCCATAAGTAAAAGTAGCCGCTACGATTTGGAGTAACAGGCTTTAGCAGGGGTAGGACATTATTTACTTTTCAAGCACGCTAGTTAAAGCTATGCCCTTTGGGCAAGACTTTAGTTGCTACTCACTTTCGCCAGTATTAGTCATAAAAGAATGATAAGTTTTTGATTGTCAATTAATTATTGTTTTTTACCCAACGACCGACGTTAGCGTTTAGCCAGCAAAATTTCATTCTGGCGCAACCCACTTTCAGTGGCTGTCTTTCAGCTGGCTTCAGCCGAAACCGCCGAATTCCATTCGATTTAAAATATATAGAATTATAATATATGATTGTTTAATTATAAAATTACCTAAAAATTAATACAATTCAATAAAAAAATTGTTTTCAGCTTTCCAAGAGTAATCTTTTCCTCCCGATTGCTACTTAAGCCGAAGTTAGAAATTTAGAAAAGCTTATTTTTCAGGACAGGTTAATATTTTTAATTATTTAAATACATTTATGTTTTTTATTATCTTTGGTTCCCACTTGTGTTACAGAAGGTAGCGAAGAAAGTGAATTGCTGGGACCGCAAGCTTTGCTTTGCTGATGCCTGTGGAGAATTACGAACACCTAACAGCTTGAGAGAAAATTATTTTCCCGCTTATCTTGGTTTTTCTCAGCAAAAATTCCTACCTTTGCACTCCCTTAGCGAAAAGGCCACTCGGGCCTTTTCTTTTTGTGTCATTTAATATCCACTAGAATGCCTGGCATCATCGGTAAAAAAATCGGTATGACAAGCCTCTTCACTCCGGACGGGAAAAACATCCCTTGCACGCTCATCGAAGCGGGTCCGTGCGTAGTGACGCAGGTTAAAACTGTCGAAAACGACGGCTATAACGCTGTTCAGCTTGCCTATGGCGAGAAGAAGGCTAAACGTACCACTAAGGCCCTGGCTGGCCACTTCGCCAAAGCCAGCACTACCCCCAAGAAACGCCTCGTTGAATTCCGTACGGAAGACCTCGCAGCTTATACTCTCGGCAGTACGGTTGAAACCTCGCTGTTCGAAGAGGGTGAGTTTGTTGATGTTGTAGGCACCTCAAAAGGTAAAGGTTTCCAGGGTGTTGTAAAACGCTACAACTTCCAAGGTGTGGGTGGTCAAACCCACGGTCAGCACAACCGTCTGCGTCACCCCGGTTCTATCGGGGCGTGCTCGTGGCCTTCGCGCGTATTCAAGGGAATGCGCATGGGTGGCCGCATGGGTACCGACCGCGTCAAGATTCAGAACCTGAAGGTGATGCGCATTGTGGCCGATAAGAACCTGATTTTGGTAAGCGGCTCAGTGCCCGGTGCCAAGAACGGCTACGTGTTCCTGGAGAAATAACCTGCTAAGCTTACTAGAGATGGAACTGTCCGTATTCAATAGCAAAGGCGAAGACACCGGCCGCAAGGTTACGCTGTCCGACGCCGTGTTCGGCCACGAGCTGAACGAGCACGTCATGTACCTCGACGTGAAGCAGTACCTGGCCAACCAGCGCCAGGGTACGCACAAATCGAAGGAGCGCGCCGAAATCGCCCGCACCACCAAGAAACTGAAGAAGCAGAAAGGCACCGGTGGTGCCCGTGCTGGTTCGATGAAGTCGGGTGTGTTCGTAGGTGGTGGCCGCATGTTCGGTCCACGTCCGCGCGACTATAGCTTCAAGCTGAACAAGAAAACCAAGCGCGTTGCGCGTCTGTCGGCCCTTTCGGTGCTGGCCCGCGATGGCAAAGTGGCTTTGGTTGAAAACCTGGCGTTCAGCGCTCCCCGCACGAAAGACTTCGTGGCCGTTTTGGATGGCCTGAAGCTCAACAACGGTCGCAAGACCTTGTACGTGACCGGCGAAGCTACCGATAAGAACCTGCTTCTCAGCGCCCGCAACGTGCAGAAAGTGAAGATTTCAACCGCCGTAGGTCTCAACACCCACGACCTGTTGAACACCGACACGCTGCTCATCAGCGAAGACGGCCTGCGTTCGCTGGAGCAATTGTACACCTCTAACTCCGCCGAATAATGAGCACGCTGAAACGCCCCATTATCACCGAGAAGGCTACCAGCCTCACCGAAACCGGCCGCTACGTATTCGAAGTGGAACGCACGGCCAACAAGGTGCAGATTAAAAAAGACATCGAGCAACTTTATGGCGTCACCGTGACCGGCATCAATACGATGCGCACGATTGGCAAAATCAAGTCGAAGGCTACCAAAGGTGGCCAGGTTTCGGGTCGTCGCGCCCACGGCAAAAAAGCCGTCGTGACCCTGAAAGACGGTGATATCATCGATTTCTATGGC from Hymenobacter psoromatis includes the following:
- a CDS encoding 50S ribosomal protein L4, which gives rise to MELSVFNSKGEDTGRKVTLSDAVFGHELNEHVMYLDVKQYLANQRQGTHKSKERAEIARTTKKLKKQKGTGGARAGSMKSGVFVGGGRMFGPRPRDYSFKLNKKTKRVARLSALSVLARDGKVALVENLAFSAPRTKDFVAVLDGLKLNNGRKTLYVTGEATDKNLLLSARNVQKVKISTAVGLNTHDLLNTDTLLISEDGLRSLEQLYTSNSAE
- a CDS encoding 50S ribosomal protein L23; protein product: MSTLKRPIITEKATSLTETGRYVFEVERTANKVQIKKDIEQLYGVTVTGINTMRTIGKIKSKATKGGQVSGRRAHGKKAVVTLKDGDIIDFYGNI
- a CDS encoding 50S ribosomal protein L3, which codes for MPGIIGKKIGMTSLFTPDGKNIPCTLIEAGPCVVTQVKTVENDGYNAVQLAYGEKKAKRTTKALAGHFAKASTTPKKRLVEFRTEDLAAYTLGSTVETSLFEEGEFVDVVGTSKGKGFQGVVKRYNFQGVGGQTHGQHNRLRHPGSIGACSWPSRVFKGMRMGGRMGTDRVKIQNLKVMRIVADKNLILVSGSVPGAKNGYVFLEK